DNA from Quercus lobata isolate SW786 chromosome 1, ValleyOak3.0 Primary Assembly, whole genome shotgun sequence:
GTCAGTTGCAAGATTTGTGCCAGCGGactctctttgattggtctcggtgTTGGGGCATCTTGGATTGTTCTTCTATTATAGAGTTCATTTCTTCTCTTAGAATAGTctcttgatttctttgtttctttgctttctGTTGTCTTTTCATTGTTCCCCATCATGAACACCtgtattcttctttctttcttatcttaataatattactcttattatctatccaaaaaaaagaagaaaagtttggGTGTTCAGTCGAAATTGAGTCAATGGTGTTTAGATGTAAAAAAGCCTAGTCAATTTCTTTGCAGGGTTTACTTGTTTAAGTCAAGGAGATTCTAAACACTTGGTGAAACATGGTACTATTTGAAAGATATTATGTTGATCAACTTTTGTGGAGTGCCTATCAGGCTCTTGGTGCATGGAGTCATTTTATGGTTATGATAAGAAAATGTAGGTTCAGTGAATCGTGTGATAGGTTTCAACTTTGTGCCATTTGTAGAGAAACAGCATGATGCATTCTCACGTTAAAATTGGTCTTGAGCATGGGCAACCATGATCTATCTCACTGTATCGGTTCccttaaaatttctaaaacatgCTTATAGAATCTTTGGTGATAATATTTTGCAGAcaggcagagagagagagagagagagagagcatttgTTGGATGGTTGAATGagctttttttcttcttttttacagGATATCAGGGCATTGTTTCCTTCCTATTTTAATCCATTCTATGCTGGTTTTGGAACAGAGATACTGATGACTTCAGCTATCTTAAGGTCGGAATTCCTAAAGGAAAAATCTTCATTATTAATTCCAGGGTAATTTAGTGCCTTCATGGTTTAAAAATAGCAGTCTAAAGCCTCTATTATTGTTATGCCAAagtttcaatatatttttgcaGGGTGAGGTTGCTGTTAACCGTTGTGTTGACACCAGATTGTATAGCACACTTCATGCTTTTGTTAATGGCATGTTTCCATCAATGTCCTCGTCTGACCAGGTTTAGTTTGCAAcccttttgtgtgtgtgcgcgtgtgTGTATTAAGTACAACCCCTTTCTATTCTGAAGTTGCAATCATTGAGGAGCTTTATTGGAAAGCAGTGAGTAAGAAAGTGAACTCAGCATTTGCAGCTGCTCTAatcctctttcctttttcctgCACCTGGGAATATGTGCTTAGCACATTGGTTGCTGAAGGCAATGAGGTTCAGGAGTTCTTATCATATTTATCTCGTGGGAAAAGTAATCCTACTTTTTGCTACTGTCTTGTTTTCAACTTTTCAGTCCTTCACACGAGCAGTGTATAAACTGAGTTAGATGTTAGCTCAAGTAACTTGACATGCCCATCCTCTACTCAACTTAACTAGTCTTTGATGTTTAGGAATTGAATGTTAGCTTAAGTAACTTTACATTCTGCATCCTTGCTGCATAAAAATTTTGTCTTATAAGTTTCAGGTCTTgatttttgatttaaaaataaaaaataaaataccacttttatttttatttttaacttcacTGATTACAGGAGGATATTAGTTCGTGGAATTACTGGAAATTGCTGCCTACTGTATCAATATATGAAGGTGTCAGCCACAATTTCTGCTTAAACCTCTGATGAATTTGGTGTTGCAAATGCCAGTTCTGGAATTAAACTGGTAAACTATGATTTAAGCTATGCATAAATTCTAAATAACTCAGGATGGAAtttaaagagctatcatcagaagcggacaccataagttgaaactctctaaaaaaaaacaagccaAAAGAAACTCATGCCAAAACTTGcagcaacaaaacccaaaaaaatccaTAGCAAAACCACCACCATCGCATCATAAGCCACAACCACCCCATAGCAAATTCACTACCAcagaaaaccctaattcaataAAACCCATAGCAAACTATAACCCACAACCAATGCAAACCACCATTCACAACCATTAACAGCTAACCCAAACCATCAGATAGTGCAAATCTAAAACAACACCCATCAAATTCAAACCTAAACCACAAAACCCACGCACCACCTCCTCAGGAGAGAGACTATGAAAGAGTGAGTTAGAGAGAGGAGAGTAGTGCTTCaggttggagagagagagagagagaagtggtTTTAGAGTAGTGTAGTCAAAGGTGAAAGGTGCGCCCCTAATTAAAATGCTAAGACCTTGTATCAGTGCTAAGACCTTGTATTgcttgaaaaagtgagaaaatgagggaaaaagttgaggttttaaaaagctgCACAAAATGCTAAAAGCTGAGCTTATAAGCTGACGCCAAACAGATAACTGAGTTACAAAATGCTGATTCTTAACCAAAAAGGGGGGAAAATGGTTCTTTCTAACCTATCTGTCTACATCTGCAGAACAGTAACAACAGCAATAGCGCCAGTAAAAAAAAGCACACATAACATATGTACTTTTGAGAATACAACACAAGACAAGCAAATAAATGGATGTGTTTTTGAATGATGAACTTCTCACTGAGATCCTGCTTTAGTTACCAGTGCTGTGTTTGTATGATTTTAGAAGAGTTTCAAAAAAGTGGCGTGAGATTATTTCTAGTTCTTATTTTAAGGAACTTTTAAGGAAGAGAGACAAGAAGTTCGAAGAAAGGGATTTATAGTCTTTGTTAGGCTTCTGCATAACTGAATGTGAATTAGAACATGCATTTATACCTACATTATCTCTGATACATATGACTACTTCTGATAAACGTAAAGGGAATGCACTGGTTCCAAGTGACTATTGGTTTATTGCTTGTTCAAATGGTATGTTGCTATTCGGTAATCATCGCACTCAAACTTCCTACCTTCGTAATTTTACAAGACAAGCATGTATCCATTTACCCAAACCAAGCTACACCCGCTCAAATGTTGCAATGGGATTTCATTTTGATTATGTAAATTCAGAGTTTGTGTTATTACGCGTTGAGTTGTTAGATTTTCCTAATTATAGTTGCACTGTTAATATGGAGACAATAATTTCTACAAAAAGTACCATTAGATGGGAAAATAGCGTTCCCCTAATTTTTGcacattttaaatttcaaatcagACCGTTCGAGTGTGCAGCACGTTAATGGTGTTTTCTATTGGTTGGAACTCAATA
Protein-coding regions in this window:
- the LOC115980632 gene encoding uncharacterized protein LOC115980632 isoform X2 yields the protein MRHNVSFMLLHHWYPDFLCSCHLILHQGRFWYQRKMGINYFFLVHLQFLRLITLRQFIFNLKQDIRALFPSYFNPFYAGFGTEILMTSAILRVRLLLTVVLTPDCIAHFMLLLMACFHQCPRLTRRILVRGITGNCCLLYQYMKVSATISA
- the LOC115980632 gene encoding uncharacterized protein LOC115980632 isoform X1: MRHNVSFMLLHHWYPDFLCSCHLILHQGRFWYQRKMGINYFFLVHLQFLRLITLRQFIFNLKQDIRALFPSYFNPFYAGFGTEILMTSAILRSEFLKEKSSLLIPGVRLLLTVVLTPDCIAHFMLLLMACFHQCPRLTRRILVRGITGNCCLLYQYMKVSATISA
- the LOC115980632 gene encoding uncharacterized protein LOC115980632 isoform X3; this translates as MGINYFFLVHLQFLRLITLRQFIFNLKQDIRALFPSYFNPFYAGFGTEILMTSAILRSEFLKEKSSLLIPGVRLLLTVVLTPDCIAHFMLLLMACFHQCPRLTRRILVRGITGNCCLLYQYMKVSATISA